A part of Vigna radiata var. radiata cultivar VC1973A chromosome 11, Vradiata_ver6, whole genome shotgun sequence genomic DNA contains:
- the LOC106776530 gene encoding uncharacterized protein LOC106776530, whose amino-acid sequence MSLPSSSHFLSTTASSRFQPLILNSTVSIEPSFLGFKGTPCFVEKHNCCLSVKPFGVSQKRVTTISCSMNMSAQQSDDHGKMKLEQLIDKARKLWDSSPEPVKIFPWNKALDNFIQLILDLILVVVKYLAVPVFAVTSLSEMSYCAHERKLFLVPIPVLFGVAVAGILKATALELSPYLKDAEVPWHLIAIAILFTLIKLPGPYYPYWGRIIIPHFANGVLLRTLWFAILWYRRPKAVKMPGSS is encoded by the exons ATGTCTCTCCCCTCTTCCTCTCACTTTCTATCTACTACTGCTTCTTCTCGTTTCCAACCCTTGATCCTCAACAGCACCGTCTCTATCGAACCTTCCTTTCTGGGTTTCAAG GGTACACCATGTTTTGTTGAGAAGCACAATTGCTGCTTAAGTGTTAAACCATTTGGTGTATCTCAGAAGAGAGTTACCACGATCTCCTGTTCTATGAATATGTCTGCACAACAATCAGATGATCATGGGAAAATGAAGCTTGAGCAATTAATAGACAAAGCACGAAAGCTTTGGGACAGTTCTCCCGAGCCAGTGAAGATTTTCCCCTGGAACAAAGCTCTGGACAACTTCATTCAACTTATTCTTGATCTTATTTTGGTTGTTGTCAAATACCTAGCTGTGCCTGTGTTCGCAGTTACCTCACTGAGTGAAATGTCCTACTGTGCACATGAAAGGAAGCTATTTCTGGTTCCTATTCCAGTTCTCTTTGGAGTTGCTGTTGCTGGGATTCTTAAAGCCACTGCCCTTGAGTTATCTCCATATCTAAAG GATGCTGAAGTTCCATGGCATTTAATTGCTATTGCAATTTTGTTCACATTAATCAAATTGCCAGGGCCATATTACCCTTACTGGGGACGTATAATCATTCCTCATTTTGCAAATGGGGTTCTTTTGAGGACTCTATGGTTTGCAATATTGTGGTATAGAAGACCAAAAGCAGTGAAAATGCCGGGTTCTAGTTAG
- the LOC106777054 gene encoding probable N-acetyl-gamma-glutamyl-phosphate reductase, chloroplastic — MSAVSSSSLCVYTGHSWNSPKEFGRGRKQQDRKLLVKCSSKSGNPSSQNAARVGVLGASGYTGSEVLRLLANHPQFGIALMTADRKAGQPISSVFPHLSTRDLPDLIAVKDADFSDVDAVFCCLPHGTTQEIIKGLPNHLKIVDLSADFRLKDLSEYEEWYGQPHRAPDLQKEAVYGLTEVLREEIKNARLVANPGCYPTSVQLPVVPLIKAGLVEIKNIIIDAKSGVSGAGRSAKENLLFTEVTEGLNSYGVTRHRHVPEIEQGLADAAGSKVTVSFTPHLIPMSRGMQSTIYVEMAQGVRTEDLHRQLKLSYQEEEFVVVLENGAIPRTHSVKGTNYCLINVFPDRIPGRAIIISVIDNLVKGASGQALQNLNLIMGFPENLGLHYLPLFP; from the exons GAAGGGGCAGAAAGCAACAAGATAGGAAGCTACTTGTGAAGTGTTCCAGCAAGAGTGGGAATCCATCTTCACAAAATGCGGCTCGGGTTGGTGTTCTTGGAGCTAGTGGCTACACTGGTTCTGAG GTTTTGCGACTCTTGGCAAATCATCCACAATTTGGGATTGCACTGATGACTGCCGATCGGAAAGCTGGGCAGCCAATCTCTTCTGTATTCCCACATCTCAGCACTCGG GACTTGCCAGATTTGATTGCAGTAAAGGATGCAGACTTTTCTGATGTGGATGCTGTATTCTGTTGTTTGCCTCATGGGACTACTCAG GAAATAATTAAAGGCCTGCCCAATCACTTGAAGATTGTTGATCTTTCAGCA GATTTTCGACTAAAAGATCTTTCTGAATATGAAGAGTGGTATGGTCAGCCACACAGAGCACCAGATTTACAG AAAGAAGCTGTATATGGATTGACAGAGGTTTTAAGGGAGGAAATAAAGAATGCACGTCTAGTTGCCAATCCTGGATGTTATCCAACTTCTGTTCAACTTCCCGTTGTCCCACTGATAAAG gCTGGTCTAgttgagattaaaaatattatcattgatGCTAAATCTGGTGTCAGTGGAGCAG GGCGTAGTGCCAAAGAAAATTTATTGTTCACTGAAGTAACTGAAGGTCTTAATTCTTATGGTGTTACCCGTCATCGCCATG TTCCTGAAATAGAACAAGGACTTGCTGATGCTGCAGGTTCAAAAGTAACCGTTAGTTTTACACCACACCTAATTCCAATG AGTCGTGGAATGCAATCAACTATTTATGTGGAAATGGCTCAAGGAGTGAGAACTGAGGACCTGCACCGACAACTGAAGCTCTCATATCAG GAAGAAGAATTTGTTGTGGTGCTGGAAAATGGAGCCATTCCTCGAACTCACAGTGTGAAGGGGACAAATTACTGTTTAATCAATGTCTTTCCGGATCGAATTCCTGGAAGAGCAATAATTATATCTGTT ATTGATAATTTAGTGAAGGGAGCTTCAGGTCAAGCTTTACAAAACCTTAACTTGATAATGGGATTTCCAGAAAATCTGGGACTTCATTACCTGCCTCTGTTTCCTTAG